Proteins from a genomic interval of Phlebotomus papatasi isolate M1 chromosome 3, Ppap_2.1, whole genome shotgun sequence:
- the LOC129805377 gene encoding aspartate aminotransferase, mitochondrial-like isoform X2 codes for MIVTNSPQFLRCAKISSTILRLSSSWWSDVKLAPPDPIFGKIDAFARDRNPRKVNLGIGIYRDDDGKPYILPSIAKAEQRVVEKKLNKEYLPHTGCPNFTKLATELAFGEDNPILKNGRYATFQSISGTGALRLTGMFLKNFFPGHKEIYLPDPSWGNHENIFRNSGLKINSYKYFAPGCFTFNEEVVYDSINKIPEKSLLLFHACGHNPTGIDPSPEQWKELSKLVKRRKLLPVFDLVYMGFASGDIDRDAFGIRQFATDEHEFIVTQSFAKNMGLYGERVGAVTFITKTPDHTSQILSQVEGFVKGLYWSPPNHGIRIATEILSDKELCAEWRADVKKMTERLTTARHSLRQQLEKWGSSRDWKHITDHVGWFTYSGLNSLECECLTNKYSVHITKDGRMALTGVNPGNVEYLAFAIREVTN; via the exons ATGATAGTCACAAATTCTCCACAATTTCTGCGGTGTGCCAAAATTTCTTCTACCATCCTGCGATTGAG CTCTTCCTGGTGGTCAGATGTGAAATTAGCTCCCCCTGATccaatttttgggaaaattgatgCCTTTGCCCGTGACAGAAATCCTCGGAAAGTGAATTTAGGCATTGGGATTTACCGAGATGATGATGGAAAGCCCTACATTTTGCCAAGTATTGCGAAAGCAGAGCAACGAGTGGTTGAAAAGAAACTCAACAAGGAGTACCTTCCCCACACGGGTTGtcctaattttactaaattagCCACTGAATTAGCTTTTGGTGAAGATAATCCTATCTTGAAGAATGGAAGATATGCTACTTTTCAGAGTATTAGTGGTACTGGAGCTCTACGCCTTACAGGAAtgtttctaaagaatttttttcctgGTCATAAGGAAATCTATCTACCGGATCCTTCATGGGGAAATCATGAGAATATCTTCAGAAATTCAggattgaaaattaattcttaCAAATATTTCGCACCAGGATGTTTCACTTTCAATGAGGAGGTTGTTTATGATTCTATCAAT AAAATCCCAGAGAAATCTCTCCTTCTTTTTCATGCCTGTGGCCACAATCCCACAGGAATTGATCCTTCACCCGAACAATGGAAAGAACTCTCTAAACTGGTAAAAAGAAGGAAACTTCTCCCTGTATTTGATCTTGTGTACATGGGCTTTGCGAGTGGAGACATAGACCGAGATGCTTTTGGAATAAGACAATTCGCAACGGATGAGCATGAGTTTATCGTGACACagagttttgcaaaaaatatgg GTCTTTACGGCGAGAGAGTAGGAGCTGTAACATTTATCACCAAGACTCCGGATCATACATCACAAATTTTATCTCAAGTCGAGGGATTCGTTAAGGGACTATACTGGAGTCCACCAAATCATGGCATTAGGATTGCCACGGAAATCCTGAGTGATAAAGAATTATGTGCTGAATGGAGAGCAGATGTGAAGAAAATGACGGAGAGATTAACAACTGCTCGACATTCTCTGAGGCAACAACTGGAGAAATGGGGCTCATCTCGAGATTGGAAACATATTACAGATCATGTTGGATGGTTCACTTACTCCGGATTGAATTCCTTAGAGTGTGAGTGTCTTACAAATAAATACAGCGTGCACATCACAAAAGACGGAAGAATGGCTCTCACTGGTGTTAATCCTGGAAATGTGGAGTACTTAGCATTTGCTATTCGAGAAGTTACGAATTAA
- the LOC129805377 gene encoding aspartate aminotransferase, mitochondrial-like isoform X1: MIVTNSPQFLRCAKISSTILRLSSSWWSDVKLAPPDPIFGKIDAFARDRNPRKVNLGIGIYRDDDGKPYILPSIAKAEQRVVEKKLNKEYLPHTGCPNFTKLATELAFGEDNPILKNGRYATFQSISGTGALRLTGMFLKNFFPGHKEIYLPDPSWGNHENIFRNSGLKINSYKYFAPGCFTFNEEVVYDSINKIPEKSLLLFHACGHNPTGIDPSPEQWKELSKLVKRRKLLPVFDLVYMGFASGDIDRDAFGIRQFATDEHEFIVTQSFAKNMGNLISVYFLLLSIEIIFFEGLYGERVGAVTFITKTPDHTSQILSQVEGFVKGLYWSPPNHGIRIATEILSDKELCAEWRADVKKMTERLTTARHSLRQQLEKWGSSRDWKHITDHVGWFTYSGLNSLECECLTNKYSVHITKDGRMALTGVNPGNVEYLAFAIREVTN, encoded by the exons ATGATAGTCACAAATTCTCCACAATTTCTGCGGTGTGCCAAAATTTCTTCTACCATCCTGCGATTGAG CTCTTCCTGGTGGTCAGATGTGAAATTAGCTCCCCCTGATccaatttttgggaaaattgatgCCTTTGCCCGTGACAGAAATCCTCGGAAAGTGAATTTAGGCATTGGGATTTACCGAGATGATGATGGAAAGCCCTACATTTTGCCAAGTATTGCGAAAGCAGAGCAACGAGTGGTTGAAAAGAAACTCAACAAGGAGTACCTTCCCCACACGGGTTGtcctaattttactaaattagCCACTGAATTAGCTTTTGGTGAAGATAATCCTATCTTGAAGAATGGAAGATATGCTACTTTTCAGAGTATTAGTGGTACTGGAGCTCTACGCCTTACAGGAAtgtttctaaagaatttttttcctgGTCATAAGGAAATCTATCTACCGGATCCTTCATGGGGAAATCATGAGAATATCTTCAGAAATTCAggattgaaaattaattcttaCAAATATTTCGCACCAGGATGTTTCACTTTCAATGAGGAGGTTGTTTATGATTCTATCAAT AAAATCCCAGAGAAATCTCTCCTTCTTTTTCATGCCTGTGGCCACAATCCCACAGGAATTGATCCTTCACCCGAACAATGGAAAGAACTCTCTAAACTGGTAAAAAGAAGGAAACTTCTCCCTGTATTTGATCTTGTGTACATGGGCTTTGCGAGTGGAGACATAGACCGAGATGCTTTTGGAATAAGACAATTCGCAACGGATGAGCATGAGTTTATCGTGACACagagttttgcaaaaaatatggGTAATCTTATCTCAGTATATTTTTTGCTTCTctcaattgaaataatttttttcgaagGTCTTTACGGCGAGAGAGTAGGAGCTGTAACATTTATCACCAAGACTCCGGATCATACATCACAAATTTTATCTCAAGTCGAGGGATTCGTTAAGGGACTATACTGGAGTCCACCAAATCATGGCATTAGGATTGCCACGGAAATCCTGAGTGATAAAGAATTATGTGCTGAATGGAGAGCAGATGTGAAGAAAATGACGGAGAGATTAACAACTGCTCGACATTCTCTGAGGCAACAACTGGAGAAATGGGGCTCATCTCGAGATTGGAAACATATTACAGATCATGTTGGATGGTTCACTTACTCCGGATTGAATTCCTTAGAGTGTGAGTGTCTTACAAATAAATACAGCGTGCACATCACAAAAGACGGAAGAATGGCTCTCACTGGTGTTAATCCTGGAAATGTGGAGTACTTAGCATTTGCTATTCGAGAAGTTACGAATTAA